One genomic window of Maribacter aquivivus includes the following:
- a CDS encoding ABC transporter ATP-binding protein, with amino-acid sequence MAEKKVSILTAFKTIIWPRRKLVLLGLLLIIISKAASFVAPVSLRYFLDDIVPNKDYDSLKLLVAVVIFAFLVQSVMSFLLTKVLSIQAQYMISELRSQVQKQVLSLPIRFFDNTKSGSLVSRIMSDVEGVRNLIGTGLVQLVGGTITAVVSLILLLRISPTMTLLTFVPLILFAVIALKAFKIIRPVFRERGKINAEVKGRLTETLGGIRVIKGFNAEEQESKVFEEGVDKLYQNVKKSLTATAFMTSASTFLLGLATTGIMMGFGGYKMMQGELTTGQYFEFTFLLALMVAPIVQMSNIGSQLTEALAGLDRTEELMNKVSESDEKDRTITLSNIKGDMVFNDVSFAYEEDKDVLHNISFEAKSGDVIALVGSSGSGKSTIAGLAASFLNPDSGEITIDGTDLSKVDLTSFRQYLGVVLQDDFLFEGTIRENILFPRPGASEEELQAAIKAAYVDEFTDRFEEGLNTVIGERGVKLSGGQRQRIAIARAVLANPRILILDEATSNLDTESEALIQKSLAELTKGRTTFVIAHRLSTIRKANQILVIENGRIAEQGTHEELILKEGRYHNLFTYQARI; translated from the coding sequence ATGGCAGAAAAAAAAGTAAGTATCCTAACCGCATTTAAAACTATTATATGGCCACGTAGAAAACTGGTTTTACTAGGTTTATTACTCATTATAATTAGTAAAGCAGCAAGTTTTGTTGCTCCGGTATCGCTTCGCTATTTTTTAGATGATATTGTTCCCAATAAAGATTATGATTCATTGAAGCTTCTTGTAGCTGTTGTAATTTTTGCATTCTTGGTGCAGTCAGTTATGTCATTTCTACTAACAAAAGTGCTTAGTATACAGGCACAATATATGATTTCTGAACTGCGATCTCAAGTACAGAAACAAGTTCTTTCACTTCCCATTCGCTTTTTTGACAATACTAAATCTGGCTCTTTAGTTTCTAGAATTATGAGTGATGTTGAGGGTGTACGAAACCTAATAGGCACCGGACTTGTTCAGCTTGTTGGTGGAACAATTACTGCCGTAGTGTCCCTAATTCTGTTATTGAGAATTAGCCCTACAATGACATTATTAACCTTTGTCCCACTTATTCTTTTTGCGGTAATAGCATTAAAAGCTTTTAAAATAATAAGACCTGTTTTTAGAGAACGAGGTAAAATAAATGCGGAAGTAAAAGGTAGACTTACCGAAACTCTTGGAGGTATACGTGTAATTAAAGGATTTAATGCAGAAGAACAAGAAAGCAAGGTTTTTGAAGAGGGGGTAGATAAATTATACCAAAATGTAAAGAAGAGTTTAACAGCTACGGCATTTATGACCAGTGCTTCTACTTTCTTATTAGGACTAGCGACAACAGGAATTATGATGGGCTTTGGAGGCTATAAAATGATGCAAGGTGAATTAACCACTGGTCAGTATTTTGAGTTTACTTTTCTTCTTGCCCTAATGGTAGCACCAATTGTTCAAATGAGTAATATAGGTAGCCAATTAACGGAAGCTTTAGCCGGTTTAGATCGTACTGAAGAGTTAATGAACAAGGTTTCTGAATCTGATGAAAAAGATAGAACCATTACACTTTCTAATATTAAAGGGGATATGGTTTTTAATGATGTTTCCTTCGCCTACGAAGAAGACAAAGATGTTTTGCACAACATCAGTTTTGAAGCAAAATCTGGCGATGTTATAGCACTTGTTGGTAGTTCTGGCTCAGGAAAATCTACAATTGCCGGTCTGGCAGCTAGTTTTTTGAATCCTGATTCGGGGGAGATTACCATTGATGGCACCGATTTATCTAAAGTTGACCTCACCAGTTTTAGACAGTACTTGGGTGTTGTTTTACAAGACGATTTTCTATTTGAAGGCACTATTAGAGAAAACATCCTTTTTCCTAGACCAGGTGCTTCTGAAGAAGAATTACAAGCTGCAATTAAAGCAGCATACGTTGATGAATTTACAGATAGATTTGAAGAAGGACTTAATACTGTTATTGGAGAACGCGGCGTAAAATTATCTGGCGGACAACGACAACGTATTGCTATTGCACGTGCGGTTTTAGCAAACCCTAGAATATTAATATTAGATGAAGCAACTTCAAATTTAGATACTGAAAGTGAAGCATTGATTCAGAAAAGTTTGGCTGAATTGACCAAAGGAAGAACCACTTTTGTAATTGCCCACCGTTTAAGTACCATTAGAAAAGCGAATCAAATCTTAGTAATTGAAAACGGACGCATTGCCGAACAAGGAACTCACGAAGAACTAATTCTTAAAGAAGGTAGATACCATAACTTGTTTACGTATCAGGCTAGGATATAA
- a CDS encoding 2Fe-2S iron-sulfur cluster-binding family protein → MTDIKITIIDRDGVSHEIDAPTDMNMNLMEVVRSYELAPEGTIGICGGMAMCASCQCYVLSDTELPEMGDDEEAMLSEAFNVKDNSRLGCQLHITEDMDGLEVELAPEEL, encoded by the coding sequence ATGACTGATATAAAAATTACAATAATAGACCGTGACGGAGTATCTCATGAAATTGATGCCCCAACAGACATGAACATGAACCTTATGGAAGTAGTTCGTTCATACGAATTAGCGCCAGAAGGTACAATTGGTATTTGTGGAGGTATGGCTATGTGTGCTTCATGTCAATGTTATGTATTGTCAGATACTGAACTTCCAGAAATGGGTGATGATGAAGAAGCTATGTTATCTGAAGCTTTCAACGTAAAAGATAATTCACGTCTAGGCTGTCAATTACATATCACTGAAGATATGGACGGACTAGAAGTAGAGCTTGCACCTGAAGAGCTTTAA
- a CDS encoding NAD(P)/FAD-dependent oxidoreductase, whose protein sequence is MIKTDILIIGAGPTGLFAVFEAGLLKLKCHLIDALPQAGGQCSEIYPKKPIYDIPGFPEVLAGDLVDNLMEQIKSFQPGFTLGERAETIKKLEDGTFVVTTNKGTEHHAPVVAIAGGLGSFEPRKPLLENLSKFEDNGVAYMIKDPEVYRDKKVIIAGGGDSALDWSIFLADVASQVILVHRRNEFRGALDSVEKVQELKDKGKLNLITPAEIIGLNGDTKLESVLIRKISDAKEEIILEVDDFIPLFGLSPKLGPIGDWGLEIEKNAIKVDTFDYQTNIPGIYAIGDVNTYPGKLKLILCGFHEATLMCQSAFQKIHPDKKYVMKYTTVGGVSGFDGTKKEAPKAVVKAIE, encoded by the coding sequence ATGATTAAGACCGATATATTGATAATTGGCGCAGGACCTACGGGTCTTTTTGCCGTTTTTGAAGCAGGACTCCTAAAACTAAAATGCCATTTAATTGATGCCTTGCCACAGGCAGGCGGGCAATGTTCAGAAATCTATCCTAAAAAACCTATTTATGATATCCCTGGTTTTCCAGAGGTATTGGCGGGTGATTTGGTAGATAATTTAATGGAACAGATTAAATCTTTTCAACCAGGGTTTACTCTGGGTGAACGCGCTGAGACTATCAAAAAATTAGAAGACGGTACTTTTGTGGTGACTACTAATAAAGGAACGGAACACCATGCACCAGTAGTTGCTATTGCTGGAGGTTTGGGAAGTTTTGAGCCTAGAAAACCATTGTTAGAAAATTTGTCAAAATTTGAAGACAACGGTGTTGCCTATATGATTAAAGATCCTGAGGTGTATCGCGATAAAAAAGTAATTATTGCAGGTGGTGGTGATTCTGCTTTAGATTGGAGTATTTTCTTGGCAGATGTAGCATCGCAGGTGATTTTGGTACATAGAAGAAATGAATTTAGAGGAGCCTTGGATTCTGTTGAAAAAGTTCAAGAACTAAAGGATAAAGGAAAATTAAATTTAATTACACCTGCAGAGATAATTGGTTTAAACGGAGACACTAAATTAGAGTCTGTTTTAATCCGAAAAATATCTGATGCAAAAGAAGAGATAATTTTAGAGGTAGATGATTTTATTCCTTTATTCGGACTCTCACCAAAACTTGGACCGATTGGAGATTGGGGATTAGAAATCGAAAAAAATGCGATCAAAGTAGATACATTCGATTATCAAACAAACATTCCTGGAATTTATGCCATTGGCGATGTAAATACCTATCCCGGTAAATTAAAGTTGATTCTTTGTGGTTTCCACGAAGCAACGCTAATGTGCCAAAGTGCTTTTCAAAAAATTCATCCAGATAAAAAGTATGTGATGAAATACACAACCGTAGGTGGTGTAAGCGGTTTTGACGGGACTAAAAAAGAAGCGCCAAAAGCCGTAGTGAAAGCGATTGAATAG
- a CDS encoding NifU family protein yields the protein MTSAELKLNVEKALEEIRPFLQSDGGDITLISIDDESSVKVRLEGACVGCSVNQMTLKSGVEMTIKKYAPQIQEVINIEA from the coding sequence ATGACATCAGCTGAACTAAAATTGAATGTTGAAAAAGCACTAGAAGAAATCAGACCTTTTTTACAAAGCGATGGTGGTGACATTACGTTGATATCTATTGATGATGAATCTTCTGTTAAAGTTAGATTAGAAGGAGCTTGTGTTGGTTGTAGTGTAAATCAAATGACACTGAAAAGTGGTGTTGAAATGACTATAAAAAAATATGCTCCCCAGATACAAGAAGTAATTAATATAGAAGCTTAA
- a CDS encoding Mrp/NBP35 family ATP-binding protein: MKIDKKDILKALEHITVPGEGQNMVESGAVTNIQIFGDEVEVDITITNPSLQARKKTEVEILKIIHKEVYEKAKIKINVKVDAPAAKPKTNEIKGKPIPGITNIIAVASGKGGVGKSTVTANLAVTLAKMGFKVGLLDADIYGPSMPIMFDVANDKPLAVNIDGKSKMKPVESYGVKLLSIGFFTQRDQAVIWRGPMASKALNQMIFDAHWGDLDFMLIDLPPGTGDIHLSIMQSLPITGAVVVSTPQEVALADARKGVAMFQQDSINVPVLGIVENMAYFTPAELPENKYYIFGKEGAKHLAEDLQVPFLGEMPLVQSIREAGDVGRPAALQEGTPVEKAFEELTKKVVSEVVARNKTMPPTEAIKITTMAGCSPVNKK; encoded by the coding sequence ATGAAGATAGATAAAAAGGACATCTTAAAAGCTTTGGAACACATTACGGTTCCTGGGGAAGGTCAGAACATGGTAGAAAGCGGAGCTGTTACCAATATTCAGATTTTTGGTGATGAGGTTGAAGTTGATATTACCATTACAAATCCAAGTTTACAGGCACGTAAAAAGACCGAAGTGGAGATTTTAAAAATCATACACAAAGAGGTTTACGAAAAGGCAAAAATTAAAATAAACGTTAAAGTTGATGCACCAGCTGCAAAACCAAAGACGAACGAGATAAAGGGGAAACCAATTCCTGGTATTACCAATATTATTGCTGTTGCTTCTGGTAAAGGAGGGGTAGGTAAATCTACCGTTACCGCTAACCTTGCTGTGACTTTGGCTAAAATGGGCTTTAAAGTTGGACTTTTAGATGCTGATATTTATGGACCGTCAATGCCAATAATGTTCGATGTGGCAAATGACAAACCACTTGCGGTGAATATAGATGGAAAATCTAAAATGAAGCCAGTAGAAAGTTATGGCGTTAAATTATTATCAATTGGTTTTTTTACACAAAGAGACCAAGCGGTAATATGGAGAGGACCTATGGCATCTAAAGCATTGAACCAAATGATTTTTGATGCACACTGGGGAGATTTAGATTTTATGCTAATTGATTTACCGCCGGGCACTGGAGATATTCATTTAAGTATTATGCAATCTTTACCAATTACGGGAGCGGTTGTAGTAAGTACACCTCAAGAAGTTGCTTTGGCAGATGCTAGAAAAGGGGTGGCGATGTTTCAGCAAGACTCTATAAATGTACCAGTATTGGGAATTGTAGAGAATATGGCCTACTTTACACCAGCAGAGTTACCAGAGAATAAATACTATATTTTCGGTAAAGAAGGAGCCAAGCATCTTGCAGAAGATTTACAGGTACCTTTCCTTGGTGAAATGCCATTGGTACAAAGTATACGAGAAGCAGGTGATGTTGGTAGGCCGGCAGCCTTGCAAGAAGGAACTCCAGTAGAGAAAGCTTTTGAAGAATTGACTAAAAAAGTTGTTAGTGAGGTTGTTGCTAGAAATAAGACAATGCCACCTACAGAAGCTATAAAGATTACAACAATGGCGGGTTGCTCGCCAGTTAATAAAAAATAG
- a CDS encoding amidase, whose protein sequence is MYQPVKRTPLLLTFVFIILIATACSSSKNEFSKKDVKQSQKLIGLDFDKKYIDTLYPYLKRNKEGYDTLRKYTLDNDVIPAVRFDPLPLNFTPKEQAGFPEWEIPNDVQLPNKEADLAFYSIPQLASLIKSKKISSLELTEFFIGRLKKYNPILECTITITEEMAIEQAKKMDAELDAGNYRGILHGIPYGVKDLMAVEGYKTTWGAEPYRNQQIEMTASVVQKLQDAGGVLVAKLVSGSLARGDVWFDGKTKNPWDTTQGASGSSAGSGSATSAGLVPYALGTETLGSILSPSTRNGITGLRPTYGRVSRHGVMSLSWSMDKVGPMARSAEDCAIVYSVIAGKDPKDGMTTNYPDGFDPTKDYKSLKVAYLKSDIEKDSSDSKANLDKAIETFKKMGLTLNEVELPKDVPYNSFDVILRAEAGAFFDDMVRAEEVDKMVEQTQRSRANSLRQARFIPAVEYIQANRQRQVLIEKMQAIMKDYDVLISPSSGNRLSITTNLTGHPAISIPTGLDEKKHLTSVTLVSNLYDEASILLLAKAFQDQTEFDEMHPEGYTD, encoded by the coding sequence ATGTACCAGCCTGTAAAAAGAACTCCGCTTCTATTAACTTTCGTATTTATTATTCTAATAGCTACTGCTTGCTCCAGCTCTAAAAATGAATTCTCCAAAAAGGATGTAAAGCAATCACAGAAACTAATAGGTTTAGACTTTGACAAAAAATATATAGATACACTTTATCCATATTTAAAAAGAAATAAAGAAGGATATGATACTTTAAGAAAATACACTTTAGATAACGATGTAATACCTGCTGTTCGGTTTGACCCATTACCTTTAAACTTCACCCCGAAAGAACAAGCTGGGTTTCCTGAATGGGAGATTCCAAATGATGTGCAGTTACCTAATAAAGAGGCAGACCTTGCGTTTTATTCGATACCTCAACTGGCATCGTTAATCAAAAGCAAAAAAATAAGTTCTCTAGAATTGACCGAATTCTTTATAGGTCGATTAAAAAAATACAATCCTATTTTAGAATGTACCATTACCATTACCGAAGAAATGGCTATTGAGCAAGCTAAAAAAATGGATGCCGAACTGGATGCCGGAAACTACCGCGGAATTCTACATGGTATTCCTTACGGAGTAAAAGACCTAATGGCAGTGGAAGGCTACAAAACCACATGGGGCGCAGAACCCTACCGTAATCAACAAATTGAAATGACCGCTAGTGTGGTTCAAAAATTACAAGATGCAGGCGGAGTGTTGGTGGCAAAACTAGTGTCTGGTTCATTAGCTCGTGGTGATGTTTGGTTCGATGGAAAAACAAAAAACCCATGGGATACTACACAAGGTGCCTCTGGATCATCTGCAGGGTCTGGATCGGCAACATCAGCTGGTTTGGTTCCTTATGCGTTAGGTACCGAAACATTAGGCTCTATTTTATCGCCAAGTACAAGAAACGGAATTACAGGTTTACGACCTACATACGGCAGAGTTAGCAGACACGGAGTGATGAGTTTAAGCTGGTCTATGGACAAAGTTGGACCAATGGCAAGAAGCGCTGAAGATTGCGCTATTGTGTATAGTGTAATTGCAGGAAAAGACCCTAAAGACGGAATGACAACTAATTACCCTGACGGATTTGATCCTACTAAAGATTACAAATCGCTCAAAGTAGCCTATTTAAAAAGTGACATAGAAAAAGATTCTTCGGATAGCAAAGCGAATCTGGATAAGGCAATTGAAACTTTTAAGAAAATGGGACTTACACTTAACGAAGTGGAATTACCTAAAGACGTGCCCTACAACAGTTTTGACGTAATATTAAGAGCAGAAGCGGGAGCATTTTTTGACGATATGGTTCGTGCCGAAGAAGTGGATAAAATGGTAGAGCAAACTCAACGTTCTAGAGCAAATTCTTTACGTCAAGCACGTTTTATTCCTGCGGTAGAATACATACAAGCAAACAGACAACGACAAGTGCTCATTGAAAAAATGCAGGCTATCATGAAAGATTATGATGTTCTTATTTCACCAAGCTCTGGTAATAGGTTATCAATTACAACGAATCTAACCGGTCACCCAGCTATTTCAATCCCTACTGGATTAGATGAAAAGAAACACCTAACAAGTGTTACTCTTGTCTCTAATTTATATGATGAAGCAAGTATTCTTTTATTAGCTAAAGCTTTTCAAGACCAAACCGAATTTGACGAAATGCATCCTGAAGGTTATACGGATTAG
- a CDS encoding ABC transporter ATP-binding protein, with protein MLLQLKNIFKWVQQGGQRVFLLKDVNLEVEEGEFISIMGPSGSGKSTLLNVIGMLDTFDEGEYGFLSESVHTLKEKYRSNLYKEYIGFVFQSYHLLDDLTVEENLEMPLLYKKIKSSERKALVADMLDRFNIVGKKDLFPTQLSGGQQQLVGVARALIGKPKLILADEPTGNLNSQQSEEIMELFKKLNEEDGVTIIQVTHSEKNAEYGSRIINLLDGRKI; from the coding sequence ATGTTATTACAATTAAAAAATATTTTCAAGTGGGTACAACAAGGCGGTCAGCGCGTATTCTTGTTGAAAGATGTTAATCTAGAAGTAGAAGAAGGGGAATTTATTTCCATTATGGGTCCTTCGGGTTCAGGGAAGTCTACATTACTAAATGTTATTGGTATGTTAGATACTTTTGATGAAGGAGAATATGGTTTCTTGAGCGAATCTGTTCATACCCTAAAAGAAAAATATCGCTCTAATTTGTATAAAGAGTATATCGGCTTTGTATTTCAATCATATCATTTGTTAGATGATTTAACGGTGGAAGAAAATCTAGAAATGCCATTGTTGTACAAAAAGATAAAAAGCTCTGAACGCAAGGCTTTGGTAGCTGATATGCTAGATAGATTCAATATTGTCGGTAAAAAAGATTTATTCCCAACACAGTTAAGTGGTGGTCAACAGCAATTAGTGGGCGTAGCCCGTGCATTGATTGGTAAGCCAAAATTGATATTGGCAGATGAACCGACCGGAAATCTTAACTCACAGCAAAGCGAAGAAATTATGGAGCTTTTCAAGAAGCTAAATGAAGAGGACGGAGTTACGATTATTCAAGTAACGCATTCGGAGAAAAATGCGGAGTACGGTTCAAGAATTATCAACCTTTTAGATGGTAGAAAGATTTAA
- a CDS encoding ABC transporter permease, protein MLLNHLKLSFRNLWKNRTLSFLNLLGLSIGIGSVLTLMFSVYAYYVADSMIPEQEHIYYLKTHLNDGNDYNEVVYPLLDKIKSTSPELKAGTHLHGWGDVWLEAGDKEFQNTTTYADSEFFKVFGLPLKYGNHNTAFKEKYSIVLTDKVSKQFFGEENPVGKSLKAADTLNLTITGVLEPISPYSSFRLGVLLPNTLLKDNPIFKQQTNWNNSFSPIFLKLNPETDIALFEKKVDKLVQENYADPSVISRMEVMPHSEVRMDSIPVVEIIIAGNIATSFFVLLLVLVNLLNLNTSTMFRRTKDIAVRKILGGNSKGVITQFCLENGILVLFSILISSVLFFGFLLPKMNDVFGADFGEINFSLKNDYPVILGAIALGILVTLVVGILPTIRFVSLPVSQGIKGKIDSAKGSFILRNSFIILQFSIAILFICIAIILNSQIGFMKKADLGFERDHVIVGNIDLDYKNMDAANSSFKALLNDLEANPYVAHVSTSQSVPSDYYFNYTTFYDPNTESDVRFRRSYTDDGYLKTLQIPLVEGRDFDSDIDNGEETPVIINRSAMEAFGWTTIEGKRLKYKNSDFIGNPIVGVMKDFHYQDLQNAVEPLVHYYRDEESLAKHRYITVRVVDGKEKEIKNIIAAAFAKIDSRKNYAQGDLSDKVSGQYRLIDGMLKTVNVVALLTIFISCLGMFGLISFMAKRRIKEIGIRKVLGAGVLKIVVLLSKDYIILVGIGALIAFPIAWYMMSAWLGSFAYSISIQWWMFALAGSIAFFITAFTLGIQAIKSAMANPVKSLRTE, encoded by the coding sequence ATGTTATTAAACCATCTAAAATTATCTTTTCGTAATCTGTGGAAAAATAGAACGCTTTCCTTTCTTAACCTTTTGGGCTTAAGTATAGGTATTGGTAGTGTATTAACGCTCATGTTTTCTGTGTATGCCTATTATGTAGCAGATTCCATGATTCCAGAGCAAGAACATATCTATTACTTAAAGACACATTTAAATGATGGTAATGATTACAATGAAGTAGTATACCCTTTGTTGGATAAAATAAAGAGTACCTCGCCAGAATTAAAAGCCGGTACGCACCTGCATGGTTGGGGAGATGTATGGTTAGAAGCTGGGGATAAGGAATTTCAAAATACAACAACTTATGCCGATTCAGAATTTTTTAAGGTTTTTGGACTACCTCTAAAATATGGAAACCATAATACTGCATTTAAAGAAAAGTATTCTATTGTCTTGACCGATAAGGTAAGCAAGCAGTTTTTCGGAGAAGAAAACCCAGTAGGTAAAAGCCTAAAAGCGGCAGATACATTAAACCTTACCATTACGGGGGTGTTAGAACCTATAAGTCCGTATTCTTCTTTTAGATTAGGTGTCTTATTGCCAAATACACTTTTAAAGGACAATCCTATATTTAAACAACAGACCAATTGGAACAATAGTTTTTCACCAATATTCTTAAAGCTAAATCCAGAAACAGATATTGCGTTATTTGAAAAGAAGGTAGACAAATTGGTTCAGGAGAATTATGCGGATCCTTCTGTAATTTCAAGAATGGAGGTTATGCCGCACTCAGAAGTTAGAATGGATTCTATACCTGTGGTCGAAATAATTATTGCAGGTAACATCGCCACTTCTTTTTTTGTATTGCTTTTAGTGCTAGTAAATCTTCTGAACTTAAATACCTCTACTATGTTTCGGAGAACAAAAGACATTGCAGTTCGCAAAATATTGGGAGGTAATAGTAAAGGGGTAATTACCCAGTTTTGCCTTGAAAATGGAATTTTGGTATTGTTTTCCATACTTATTTCTAGTGTACTTTTCTTCGGATTCTTATTACCGAAAATGAATGATGTTTTCGGGGCAGATTTTGGTGAGATTAATTTTAGCCTTAAAAATGATTATCCAGTAATTTTAGGGGCGATTGCCTTAGGTATTTTGGTGACATTGGTGGTGGGCATATTACCTACAATAAGGTTTGTTTCTTTACCGGTTTCACAAGGTATCAAAGGAAAAATAGATAGTGCTAAAGGAAGTTTTATTTTACGTAATTCATTTATCATCCTTCAATTTTCTATAGCCATACTTTTTATCTGTATTGCAATCATTTTAAACAGTCAGATTGGGTTCATGAAAAAGGCAGACTTGGGATTTGAGCGTGATCATGTAATTGTGGGTAACATAGACCTTGATTATAAGAATATGGATGCTGCCAACTCTAGTTTTAAAGCGCTGTTAAATGATTTAGAAGCCAATCCGTATGTAGCCCATGTTAGTACGAGCCAGTCAGTTCCTTCAGATTATTATTTCAATTATACCACATTTTATGACCCAAATACAGAGTCAGATGTTCGTTTTAGAAGGTCGTATACAGATGATGGTTACCTTAAAACACTACAGATTCCGCTGGTAGAAGGAAGAGATTTTGACAGTGATATTGACAATGGAGAAGAAACGCCTGTTATTATTAATCGTAGTGCCATGGAAGCTTTTGGTTGGACAACAATAGAGGGAAAACGATTGAAATATAAAAACAGCGATTTCATAGGCAACCCTATTGTTGGGGTAATGAAAGATTTTCATTATCAGGATTTACAAAATGCGGTAGAACCTCTGGTACATTATTATAGAGATGAAGAGAGTTTAGCCAAACATCGCTACATAACGGTCCGGGTAGTTGATGGAAAGGAAAAGGAAATTAAGAACATAATAGCGGCTGCTTTTGCTAAAATAGATTCCAGAAAAAATTATGCCCAAGGTGATTTAAGTGATAAAGTAAGTGGACAATATCGATTAATTGATGGAATGCTAAAAACAGTAAACGTGGTTGCATTGCTAACCATATTTATATCTTGTTTGGGCATGTTCGGTCTTATTTCATTTATGGCAAAAAGAAGAATTAAAGAAATTGGTATACGTAAGGTTTTGGGTGCTGGGGTACTAAAAATAGTCGTGTTGCTTTCAAAGGATTATATAATCTTGGTAGGTATTGGAGCTTTAATTGCTTTTCCAATTGCATGGTATATGATGAGTGCTTGGCTGGGTAGCTTTGCCTATAGTATTTCCATTCAATGGTGGATGTTTGCTTTGGCGGGAAGTATTGCCTTCTTCATAACGGCATTTACATTAGGCATACAGGCGATAAAATCAGCGATGGCCAACCCGGTAAAAAGTTTACGAACAGAGTAA